A genomic region of Sulfoacidibacillus ferrooxidans contains the following coding sequences:
- a CDS encoding MFS transporter encodes MRVEHEGISIFLRRKHFRNLWLGSVISGFGSELGAAAVLWMVLDTTHSLDAVGLISLCKGVPAAIVNPFAGVLGDRFSRPRLMVVGNVLLALIYGGIAGMSHVGAHWIWMSFVLLACSSVVSPLTSTGRSQLIAELLPVEERTAANFFDDVYLHITWSSDQQLQGCP; translated from the coding sequence ATGCGCGTCGAACACGAGGGCATTTCAATTTTTCTTCGACGCAAACACTTTCGAAACTTGTGGTTGGGCTCTGTCATTTCTGGTTTTGGTAGCGAACTTGGAGCCGCCGCAGTTTTGTGGATGGTACTGGATACTACTCATTCTCTTGACGCAGTCGGCTTGATTTCTCTCTGTAAGGGAGTTCCAGCGGCTATTGTAAATCCATTTGCGGGGGTTTTAGGCGATCGCTTTTCACGCCCCAGATTGATGGTTGTGGGAAATGTATTGCTTGCATTGATTTACGGCGGGATTGCTGGGATGAGTCATGTGGGCGCTCACTGGATTTGGATGAGTTTTGTGTTGTTGGCATGCAGTTCTGTTGTCTCGCCCCTGACCTCCACAGGACGCTCCCAGTTGATTGCCGAACTGCTACCGGTTGAAGAACGAACAGCCGCTAATTTCTTCGATGATGTCTATCTCCACATTACTTGGTCGTCGGACCAGCAATTGCAGGGCTGTCCGTAG
- a CDS encoding GNAT family N-acetyltransferase — translation MQVRHADIEHVKGICGVCTRGYWDTYTELRPSEYIQRIVDEFYNAERVSNEVRGGEWWVAVDGDTVVGAGSGGIISESVGELFVLYVEPSRKYQGIGTLLLNAITDELRRLGVRDQWVSVAKGNLKGIPFYESRGFKFAKARKAYASNKNEDFFSLRYWRAI, via the coding sequence ATGCAAGTTCGGCATGCGGACATCGAGCACGTGAAGGGGATTTGTGGTGTATGTACTCGTGGGTATTGGGATACGTACACCGAACTCCGCCCTTCCGAATACATACAACGAATAGTTGATGAATTTTATAATGCCGAACGAGTTTCGAATGAAGTTCGCGGTGGGGAATGGTGGGTTGCCGTTGATGGAGACACAGTAGTTGGAGCTGGTAGCGGAGGAATCATCAGTGAATCAGTCGGTGAGTTATTCGTGCTATACGTTGAGCCATCACGCAAATATCAGGGGATTGGTACATTGCTGTTGAATGCAATTACAGACGAGTTGAGGCGGTTGGGTGTCCGAGATCAGTGGGTGTCGGTAGCCAAGGGGAATCTGAAAGGAATACCGTTTTATGAGTCAAGAGGATTCAAATTTGCGAAAGCAAGAAAGGCATATGCATCTAACAAAAATGAAGACTTTTTCTCACTCAGGTACTGGAGAGCGATCTGA
- a CDS encoding VOC family protein, producing the protein MVRLYRVILPVSDIEQASNFYASIFGIPGARVSSGRHYVDCGGTILACFDPKADGDSFTLPPNPDHVYFAVSNLEDVYDRIKETGCAPSMEVSKLSLGKTVFLCQ; encoded by the coding sequence ATGGTTCGGTTATACCGAGTGATTTTGCCGGTTTCGGATATCGAGCAAGCCTCTAATTTCTATGCTTCGATTTTTGGTATACCTGGTGCGAGGGTTTCTTCAGGGAGGCACTATGTTGACTGTGGCGGCACGATTTTAGCATGCTTCGACCCGAAAGCTGATGGTGATTCCTTTACCCTGCCACCTAATCCAGACCACGTTTATTTTGCCGTAAGTAATCTTGAAGACGTGTATGACCGTATAAAGGAGACGGGGTGTGCCCCGTCGATGGAGGTATCAAAACTCAGCCTTGGGAAGACGGTGTTTTTATGCCAATGA
- a CDS encoding type II toxin-antitoxin system VapC family toxin — translation MNAIRGYLLDTNIAIAILANEPIVMEFVQQAVNDKMPLFFSVITECEVLSGMPSEPKLHGLRLFNERRCIDVTSTIARTAGDLRREQRDKGRKLKTPDALIIATAMDAQLGLVSRDADMQFIKNERDVLVVRL, via the coding sequence TTGAACGCCATTCGCGGGTATTTACTCGACACGAATATCGCCATCGCCATTCTGGCTAACGAGCCAATTGTCATGGAATTTGTTCAGCAGGCTGTGAACGACAAGATGCCGTTATTTTTCTCGGTAATCACCGAGTGTGAGGTTCTTAGTGGCATGCCGTCAGAACCGAAGCTACATGGCTTGCGACTTTTTAATGAGCGCCGCTGCATAGATGTGACCTCCACAATAGCCAGAACTGCAGGGGATTTGAGGCGCGAACAGCGTGATAAAGGTAGAAAATTAAAAACTCCTGATGCTTTAATTATAGCAACTGCGATGGATGCACAATTAGGACTCGTGTCGCGGGATGCTGACATGCAGTTTATTAAGAATGAACGGGACGTCTTGGTTGTTCGGTTGTAA